A portion of the Sphaerochaeta pleomorpha str. Grapes genome contains these proteins:
- a CDS encoding ATP-dependent helicase, with translation MTEIENLLGQLNDNQKEAVLENSAPLLVLAGAGSGKTRVITTKIAYCIEKLGIAPYKILAVTFTNKASKEMRERVGSLLPGKGYEQECNIRTFHAFGAWLLRRFGTEIGLDSNFTIYDDDDSLSLLASCYPNHKKKELQPVMKRISFAKDRGLGCHDNLASLKADSTFPRMFEAYENKLHKVGNVDFADLITRSIELLDARPEVLAWVHRRFQVILVDEYQDSNIAQFELLRRLVGPTCFVCVVGDDDQSIYRFRGAEVQNILSFPEVYPGTKVVKLEQNYRSSQSILAVANTVISHNKGRHQKKLWTANPKGAKPNLLYVQDETDEAQRVGNILNRDKDFDSSAILYRTNAQSVAFETTFKRMHIPYKVVGALQFYDREEVKDVLALLFLLMNNKDEVNFKRMINKPARGIGEGGIEKIFSYSGQVGDDLFITLEKAIASGILAGKAQSGARSFLSMFKEANRLLDSEELVACVNFLIRESGLLDYYRKIDSQNSTGKVDNLEALVNALASYDSSRDGLALFLEQLCLDPTTLGKEDPRDKPGVTLITMHNTKGLEFDRVFIAGLEDELFPGKASESDDDVEEERRIFYVAVTRARKDLYLLSAKARRIWGKTSFQHPCRFLDEIGSELVSVQGMKPGTLSNGWENGGYQGFGMLDERRARSSSFGDGTKPRREPMGTRIPSGNNLIHQGFGDKAKTFEMKKSHEESNGESLFPLGQKVFSDQYGEGEVISVKKSGDREVIDVRFAGGRKATFISKFAALEKIGRD, from the coding sequence ATGACTGAGATCGAGAATTTGCTTGGGCAGTTAAATGACAACCAAAAGGAAGCGGTCCTGGAAAACAGTGCACCTTTGTTGGTCCTTGCCGGCGCAGGTTCGGGAAAGACCAGGGTTATTACTACCAAGATTGCCTATTGTATAGAGAAGCTTGGAATTGCCCCCTACAAAATCCTTGCAGTTACCTTTACCAATAAAGCTTCCAAGGAAATGCGCGAGCGCGTAGGCTCGCTTCTTCCGGGGAAAGGGTATGAACAGGAATGCAACATACGGACCTTCCATGCCTTCGGAGCCTGGTTACTCCGCCGCTTTGGTACGGAAATTGGCCTGGATTCAAATTTCACCATCTATGACGACGACGATTCCCTGTCATTGCTAGCTTCCTGTTACCCAAACCACAAAAAGAAAGAACTGCAACCGGTAATGAAACGAATATCCTTTGCCAAGGACAGGGGGCTGGGCTGTCATGACAACCTCGCCTCTCTCAAGGCAGACAGTACCTTTCCAAGGATGTTTGAAGCCTATGAGAATAAACTCCATAAGGTCGGTAATGTAGATTTTGCAGACCTTATCACACGGAGTATTGAATTGCTCGATGCCCGTCCGGAGGTCCTTGCCTGGGTGCACCGGCGTTTCCAGGTTATTCTGGTCGATGAATACCAAGACTCAAATATTGCACAGTTTGAGTTGCTACGCCGTCTTGTCGGCCCCACTTGCTTTGTGTGTGTCGTCGGTGACGACGACCAGAGCATCTATCGGTTTCGGGGGGCAGAGGTCCAGAACATCCTTTCGTTTCCTGAAGTATATCCAGGGACCAAGGTAGTTAAACTCGAACAGAACTACCGTTCTTCCCAGAGCATCCTTGCCGTGGCGAATACGGTCATCAGCCATAATAAGGGAAGGCACCAGAAAAAACTGTGGACAGCAAATCCAAAGGGAGCGAAACCCAACCTTCTCTATGTCCAGGATGAAACCGATGAAGCCCAGCGGGTAGGGAATATTTTGAACCGCGACAAAGACTTTGACAGCAGTGCAATCTTGTATCGGACAAATGCCCAGTCGGTTGCCTTCGAGACAACATTCAAACGGATGCATATCCCCTATAAAGTGGTAGGGGCTTTGCAATTCTATGACCGCGAAGAAGTCAAGGATGTCCTGGCTCTGCTCTTTTTGCTGATGAACAATAAGGACGAGGTCAATTTCAAGCGGATGATCAATAAACCTGCCAGGGGAATCGGGGAAGGGGGAATCGAAAAAATCTTCTCCTATTCCGGTCAAGTTGGTGATGATTTGTTCATAACCCTTGAAAAGGCTATTGCTTCCGGCATTCTTGCGGGAAAGGCCCAAAGCGGTGCCCGTTCGTTCCTTTCCATGTTCAAGGAAGCCAACCGTTTGCTTGACAGCGAGGAACTGGTAGCATGTGTCAATTTTCTGATTCGTGAATCGGGCTTGCTTGATTATTACCGCAAGATTGACAGCCAGAACAGTACCGGCAAAGTGGATAACCTTGAGGCATTGGTCAATGCACTTGCCTCCTATGATTCATCCAGGGATGGCTTGGCCCTGTTCCTTGAACAGTTGTGTCTCGATCCCACTACGTTGGGTAAAGAAGACCCAAGGGACAAACCTGGGGTAACCTTGATTACCATGCATAATACCAAGGGACTCGAGTTTGACCGGGTGTTCATTGCAGGGCTTGAAGACGAACTCTTTCCCGGTAAGGCAAGTGAAAGCGATGACGACGTTGAAGAAGAACGCAGGATTTTCTATGTCGCGGTAACCAGGGCCCGGAAGGATTTGTACCTGCTGTCAGCCAAAGCACGGAGAATCTGGGGAAAAACCAGCTTCCAGCATCCCTGCAGATTCCTTGACGAGATTGGGTCTGAACTAGTCTCGGTACAGGGAATGAAGCCAGGGACACTGTCCAATGGATGGGAAAACGGCGGTTACCAGGGATTCGGCATGCTTGATGAACGCAGGGCACGGTCCTCGTCTTTCGGTGACGGGACAAAGCCAAGGCGCGAACCTATGGGAACGAGAATCCCTTCAGGCAACAATTTGATCCACCAGGGTTTCGGCGACAAAGCGAAGACCTTCGAAATGAAAAAAAGCCATGAAGAATCGAATGGCGAGAGTCTGTTTCCCCTTGGCCAGAAGGTTTTTAGCGACCAGTATGGAGAAGGTGAAGTCATCAGTGTAAAGAAGAGCGGGGACCGTGAAGTGATCGATGTGCGATTTGCCGGTGGACGGAAAGCAACTTTTATTAGCAAATTCGCCGCTCTTGAGAAAATAGGTCGTGACTGA
- a CDS encoding glutamate-1-semialdehyde aminotransferase, with amino-acid sequence MKDTRHKDGEGYTMPVVVRARSYYLYDRYGVRYIDFFQNHGRAILGHRPDMMQRAIKSTVGRGLVSEYPSVFTGRLEKLLAQLFPDFSAFRIYSDSRVVADLAMRVSPDAKAIYDPACSASKNSCKVSYWRPYLEVGGADSVLLFPILPFPGSFIPQVVCIKDQTLAEELPPSDCISPLLLDLLIKATACLIDEMKSEESVAKRMDNPLKGLFETRGPYGITNLDHTRYREFYHEALQLRVVLPPSADIPFIVPGTYSKGDISEFLRLSEQYATTMVE; translated from the coding sequence ATGAAAGATACTAGACACAAAGACGGCGAAGGATATACAATGCCAGTCGTCGTCCGTGCTCGGTCATACTATTTGTATGATCGTTATGGCGTGCGATATATAGATTTTTTCCAGAACCATGGCAGAGCCATCCTTGGCCATCGACCTGATATGATGCAGCGGGCAATAAAGTCCACGGTCGGCAGGGGGTTGGTCAGCGAGTACCCTTCGGTATTCACAGGAAGACTCGAAAAGCTACTGGCACAACTGTTTCCTGATTTCTCGGCCTTTCGGATTTATTCTGATAGCCGGGTAGTCGCTGATCTGGCCATGAGGGTATCGCCTGATGCGAAAGCAATCTATGATCCCGCATGTTCTGCATCAAAGAACAGCTGCAAAGTGTCTTATTGGCGTCCGTACCTAGAGGTCGGCGGGGCAGATTCCGTGTTGCTCTTCCCTATCCTACCTTTCCCAGGGAGTTTCATACCTCAGGTCGTATGCATTAAGGATCAAACACTTGCAGAAGAGTTGCCGCCTTCGGATTGTATATCTCCGCTGCTTCTTGATTTGCTCATCAAGGCTACGGCGTGCTTGATAGATGAAATGAAGTCGGAAGAATCAGTTGCCAAGCGTATGGACAATCCTCTCAAGGGGTTGTTTGAAACTCGGGGACCGTACGGAATTACGAACCTCGACCACACGCGCTACCGAGAGTTCTATCATGAGGCCTTACAGCTTCGGGTAGTGCTTCCACCTTCTGCGGATATTCCTTTTATTGTCCCTGGTACATATTCCAAGGGTGATATTTCGGAATTCCTAAGGCTTTCGGAACAGTACGCAACAACAATGGTTGAATGA
- the rplM gene encoding 50S ribosomal protein L13, producing the protein MKTIFVKPLTIQKKWYLIDAEGKELGKVAVAAARILRGKNKPEYVPHQDMGDFVIIINAEKAALTGNKYEDKMYYRHSNYPGGFRETNYADMIKRNPVFPMEHAVKGMLPRGPLGRKLFTNMRVYAGAKHQQMAQQPIQVEI; encoded by the coding sequence ATGAAAACTATTTTTGTAAAACCGCTGACGATTCAGAAGAAATGGTATCTGATTGATGCAGAGGGAAAGGAGCTTGGCAAGGTAGCAGTTGCCGCTGCACGCATCCTCCGCGGGAAAAACAAGCCCGAGTATGTCCCTCACCAGGACATGGGTGACTTTGTTATTATCATCAATGCCGAGAAAGCTGCCCTTACCGGGAACAAGTATGAGGACAAGATGTATTATCGCCACTCCAATTACCCAGGTGGCTTTAGGGAAACCAACTATGCGGATATGATCAAGCGCAATCCCGTATTCCCCATGGAGCATGCCGTCAAGGGAATGCTTCCCCGTGGACCGCTCGGTCGCAAGTTGTTCACCAACATGAGAGTCTATGCCGGTGCAAAGCATCAGCAGATGGCCCAGCAGCCCATCCAGGTTGAAATCTAA
- the rpsI gene encoding 30S ribosomal protein S9, with amino-acid sequence MAKKEVKKVVDLGHGVGRRKTAVARVYLREGEGKIIVNGRDVDTYFANPMLVFIVKQPLQITDTLTKYDILINVVGGGPSGQAGACRHGISRALVENDETYRAALHTSGFMTRDSRMVERKKYGQPGARRKFQFSKR; translated from the coding sequence ATGGCAAAGAAAGAAGTTAAGAAAGTTGTTGATCTTGGTCATGGTGTAGGACGCAGAAAGACTGCTGTCGCCCGTGTCTATCTCCGCGAAGGTGAAGGTAAGATTATTGTAAACGGTAGAGACGTAGATACGTATTTCGCTAACCCGATGTTGGTATTTATCGTTAAGCAGCCGTTGCAGATTACCGATACCCTTACCAAATATGATATCCTTATCAATGTTGTCGGTGGTGGTCCTTCAGGACAGGCTGGTGCTTGTCGCCATGGTATCTCAAGGGCTCTTGTAGAGAACGATGAGACCTACCGTGCAGCATTGCATACCAGTGGATTCATGACTCGTGACTCCCGTATGGTTGAACGTAAGAAATATGGTCAGCCGGGTGCACGCCGCAAGTTCCAGTTCTCAAAGCGTTAG